ACTTTTTGACTAGTCGACGAATTAATAATTTACTTCCGAccgttggagaagaaaaggaaaagaagtgTGTGGAAAGCGATTGCTTTATGTAAAGTAACATAGTCTCGAACATTGTGCCGGGCCTagagtatttttaaaatgtttaattaaattactatGTGTACTACTAGTGACAAAATAATCACAATGATTGTGAATTTGAGGTTTTTCAATTAAacgatatatattttagaaaaaaagaaaatgaaaattggaGATAAGGTTCAATTTTGCGGGGGTTTCCAGCTCAGAAATGGATTTTGCTTTTCTGTGATCACATGTTCGTTTCCCTATTCCCACTTTCCTTTTTCTATCAATCTATTCAaacctaacaaaaataaaattcaaaactctgTTGTTGTTATCAATTCACATATTTTTAACGCTATATGAGCCATACTTTACTAGTTAAATGgagtttagtgtttaggattcAAACCCtattagttttgttgatgttgtcTTACCCGAACaataattgaatttataaaCAGATTAACTCTATTGTAGATAtcgatttttaaaaaactgaaaaggGAAACAAATAATCCGAAGCTAAACTATATGATTAAGAAACACCTTTTATTGAACTAGTGGTGGGGTTTGCCATTTTTCGAAACGCAacccacacacacacatcacAGTCGTCTAGCTGCCCAACCAACAGAATCACGACACGTGGTTGAAGAGGCAAATATGTGTTGGTGGTGTTTACTGGGGCGGTCCCGACCAAAGTCCGTATATGACATCCTTTCTCAGTTGTACAAATCACATTTCATTATAATTCATTTCATCGAATTatctatcttttaaattttatcaatatctttttttgttagagGCGTGGACCGTATGAATGTATGATAGTatagaaatagaaataatAACGTTGGCATTGTTATTTAACAAGCAAACAAATGATTAGGTTGATTGATGAACAAGCAATGACTAGGTTGATGAATTTTAATTGTTACTGACTTTGTCTGTGTACGTAGCTGGTACTTAGTTGGTACATGcctatcaaaagaaaaactaatattttgcAACGAAGCAGATCCTTCATTGCTTACATACATGTGGAAAAAGATACgatcaatattttaaaaaatcgtgaattgaattttgttttatacacACAGACGACAGACAAGCTTCTGACGTGGGCTCAAAACACTAAAACGGCCTCTGAATCAGTCAACACTTTGAGGCATGAGAGATTGATTAAACCACAGACCAAGTCTTTACGACAAATCAACTCGAGCCCAATAGGCTCTAATAAGGCCCAATACGATATAATCGTCTTCTTCCTGTAGAGTCGGGGACCTGGGATTAGTCAATAAATGAGTAGAATTTTTGTAAGGAAGAGAGTAGTTGGTGAGCGTCGCCATTGAAGGGGAAAGCAGCCCAACTTTGCATTGAATGACACTTAAAATCTTTCTCTCAGCAGCTGTCTTCATTTATGATCGATCctacttctttcttctctctaccAATTTCAAGATCTGGTCGTCGCTCACAGGAGAAACGTaatggaaaacaaagagaCCAAGCAAGAaccagcagcagcagctgAGCAAAAGACCGTTCCGTTGATCGAAGATGAGATCGAGAGGAGCAAAGTCGGGATCATGAGAGCTCTCTGCGACCGACAAGATCCTGAAACTAAGGTCCCTATCGATTTctttaagtaaaaaaagaattcaaccAGAAAAGTATTGATTTGATAAAAGCCCTAATGATTTGGATTTGCAGGAGGTGGATGATCTGATGATAAGGAGGTTTCTGAGAGCGCGTGACCTGGACATTGAAAAGGCTTCAACGATGTTTCTAAATTACCTGACTTGGAAGAGAAGCATGCTCCCAAAGGGGCACATACCAGAAGCAGAGATTGCAAATGATCTATCGCATAACAAGATGTGTATGCAAGGTCATGACAAGATGGGTCGACCTATCGCTGTTGCCATTGGGAACAGACATAACCCTTCCAAAGGCAACCCTGACGAGTTCAAGCGTTTTGTTGTCTACACGCTCGAGAAGATTTGTGCTAggtgaataataataatattactaCATACATTAAGTTAGTGTGGGTATATAAGAAACCATTTATGCTAAtgctctttttttgtttgtttgaatgtTGTCATGTTAGAATGCCGAGAGGTCAAGAGAAATTCGTAGCAATTGGAGATCTGCAAGGCTGGGGATATTCTAATTGTGACATCCGTGGCTACCTTGCTGCTCTTTCCACTTTGCAGGTTACTTCCTTTAATTCGCCTATCATAtcttttgaaacaaacatTTAGGTTTTTAGCAATTATCACTAATAAAGGAAAATATTGCTAATAATCCACTTAACTCCAAATATAGAGAATTCAGTTTGACTTCCAACTAAGAAACCTTTTGTTCGTCAGTACTATTTACTATGTTTTAAAAggtgtttttgttattttggagTAGGTGATCAGGTTAAAggtctttttgttattttggtcCTTTTGGCCACACttggcttctttttttttgtttctctttgtttatggattttttttgaaaaggaaCTTTCATGATTGTAATCCTATTTTTAGCAAAATATTGCGTTAGTAATATTGTTCATGGTCGTGAGTCCTGACAGTGAGTAACCCCCACATTAAGAAAACCTTGTTTTACAGGATTGTTACCCAGAGAGATTAGGGAAACTCTATATAGTTCATGCCCCCTACATTTTCATGACCGCATGGAAGGTCATTTATCCTTTTATCGACGCCAACACCAAGAAAAAGGTACATTGATTTGCTCTGCTTCACAATCACTTTATTAGTATGTTTTAAGACTGTGTTGGaaaatttgattgttaatttcgTGTTTTTTTGGGGGGGCAGATTGTTTTCGTGGAGAACAAGAAACTCACTCCAACGCTGCTTGAAGACATAGACGAAAGCCAACTTCCCGACATCTACGGAGGCAAATTGCCACTTGTTCCTATTCAGGAGACCTGATTATAGGTCTTACTACGGCCCACCTCTATTTCCAAATTATTACTTactagtattattttttatttgaataaaatgaaaaacatattgAGTGTCGCCAAATGCcaacaattatatatttactgtcaaagaagctaaaagatataatattgaaaacaCCTTTAAATTTCATGtaatttttcataattatCTATCTACTGTGATCTAGCCATAATACTTCGGCAACTATACAATTTCAGTCTAGCTTGCTGTTGCTCTTCCCTGCAAATCTAACACACAACTTGTTCCAACTAGAattctaaaccaaaacaacaaaataatataaaagagGTTTAATTTATGAAGGGTacattgaaaaaaagaaaacacctTGAATTGATAATCCATAAAACAAGTCTTTACTAATATTTTCACTCttattagaaagaaaagaagaaaccatcaaATCCCCTTTGGCAAGTGAGATCGATCCACTTACACAAGCTGTTTGTTCACCAGATGCGTGGGCGAGTATTACCATTTAGAGGAGCTCCATGATCTTTGGCTTTGGCTTTGGTCTCTCTCAGATAAGCCCGAGTGATCTCCACGCTTAGATCCGGGTTCCTCTGCACAAACGTCTCATATTTCATGGGAACAACCACTTCTTCCATATGTTTGACAATATGATTGATAGCCGCGTCTTTCAAGATTGTGTCACAAGGTATACTGGCGAGCTCTAAGATGTCTAGGACGTTCCTAGAGCTCAGAGATGCGATGAAATGGTTACGGCATACGTCTTGCAGATATGAAATGTCGTACTTATCTGCAGCCAGATATAGGGATCGGTATTGATTGTATGGAGCTTTTAGGTTACCGCTGTAGAGGAACTCGAGAAGAGATTTGAGTTCGTCGTGGGACAAATCAGGGAGAGTGATTGATTCCTCGGGGGAGGTCTTGCATTCATCAGAATCTAACATGTTCCTGAAGACCTTTGATCTTGCCGCctagaacaaaaacagatttatTCAGTCGTATCATGATCCAGTGTTATCATATCATATCTAAATATAGTAATGTCTTGAGACTAGAACTGTGAC
This sequence is a window from Arabidopsis thaliana chromosome 1 sequence. Protein-coding genes within it:
- a CDS encoding BTB/POZ domain-containing protein (BTB/POZ domain-containing protein; CONTAINS InterPro DOMAIN/s: BTB/POZ (InterPro:IPR013069), BTB/POZ fold (InterPro:IPR011333), Kelch related (InterPro:IPR013089), BTB/POZ-like (InterPro:IPR000210); BEST Arabidopsis thaliana protein match is: BTB/POZ domain-containing protein (TAIR:AT3G56230.1); Has 4339 Blast hits to 4265 proteins in 145 species: Archae - 0; Bacteria - 0; Metazoa - 3351; Fungi - 8; Plants - 720; Viruses - 35; Other Eukaryotes - 225 (source: NCBI BLink).) — translated: MTEAEQKAAFLGGLVVSFKEQMHTDVLVKPGEEAPPIPTHKAVLAARSKVFRNMLDSDECKTSPEESITLPDLSHDELKSLLEFLYSGNLKAPYNQYRSLYLAADKYDISYLQDVCRNHFIASLSSRNVLDILELASIPCDTILKDAAINHIVKHMEEVVVPMKYETFVQRNPDLSVEITRAYLRETKAKAKDHGAPLNGNTRPRIW
- a CDS encoding Sec14p-like phosphatidylinositol transfer family protein (Sec14p-like phosphatidylinositol transfer family protein; CONTAINS InterPro DOMAIN/s: Cellular retinaldehyde-binding/triple function, C-terminal (InterPro:IPR001251), Cellular retinaldehyde-binding/triple function, N-terminal (InterPro:IPR008273), Phosphatidylinositol transfer protein-like, N-terminal (InterPro:IPR011074); BEST Arabidopsis thaliana protein match is: Sec14p-like phosphatidylinositol transfer family protein (TAIR:AT1G14820.3); Has 3015 Blast hits to 3010 proteins in 234 species: Archae - 0; Bacteria - 0; Metazoa - 1124; Fungi - 666; Plants - 866; Viruses - 0; Other Eukaryotes - 359 (source: NCBI BLink).), which translates into the protein MENKETKQEPAAAAEQKTVPLIEDEIERSKVGIMRALCDRQDPETKEVDDLMIRRFLRARDLDIEKASTMFLNYLTWKRSMLPKGHIPEAEIANDLSHNKMCMQGHDKMGRPIAVAIGNRHNPSKGNPDEFKRFVVYTLEKICARMPRGQEKFVAIGDLQGWGYSNCDIRGYLAALSTLQDCYPERLGKLYIVHAPYIFMTAWKVIYPFIDANTKKKIVFVENKKLTPTLLEDIDESQLPDIYGGKLPLVPIQET
- a CDS encoding BTB/POZ domain-containing protein (BTB/POZ domain-containing protein; CONTAINS InterPro DOMAIN/s: BTB/POZ (InterPro:IPR013069), BTB/POZ fold (InterPro:IPR011333), Kelch related (InterPro:IPR013089), BTB/POZ-like (InterPro:IPR000210); BEST Arabidopsis thaliana protein match is: BTB/POZ domain-containing protein (TAIR:AT3G56230.1); Has 4339 Blast hits to 4265 proteins in 145 species: Archae - 0; Bacteria - 0; Metazoa - 3351; Fungi - 8; Plants - 720; Viruses - 35; Other Eukaryotes - 225 (source: NCBI BLink).): MHTDVLVKPGEEAPPIPTHKAVLAARSKVFRNMLDSDECKTSPEESITLPDLSHDELKSLLEFLYSGNLKAPYNQYRSLYLAADKYDISYLQDVCRNHFIASLSSRNVLDILELASIPCDTILKDAAINHIVKHMEEVVVPMKYETFVQRNPDLSVEITRAYLRETKAKAKDHGAPLNGNTRPRIW